A segment of the Pseudomonas serboccidentalis genome:
CGCCGAGGGCAAGACGTGGAAATGGAACTGCCGATCTTCCTTGAGGAGACGCTGTCGGACGAGTCGAAAAAAGTCAGCTTCCAGGTGCCGCAATACAACGCCAACGGCCAGCACGTCAGCAACACCAGCAAGAGCCTGAACGTGAAGATCCCGGCGGGCGTGACCGACGGCGAACGCATCCGCCTCAAAGGGCAGGGCGCGCCGGGCATCGGCGGTGGGGCCAATGGCGATCTGTACCTGACCATTCGCTTTGCGCCGCACCCGAAATTCGATGTTGAAGGCGAAAACCTGATCATCACCCTGCCGCTGGCGCCGTGGGAACTGGCGCTGGGTGCCGAGGTGGCTGTGCCGACCCTGACCGGCAAGATCAACCTCAAGGTGCCCGCAGGCAGCCAGAACGGCCAGCGCATGCGTGCCAAGGGCCATGGTCTGAAAAACAAGGCTGGTGAGCGGGGTTATCTGTTTGTGCAGCTCAAGGCCGTGATGCCGAAAACCTCGGACGACGAGGTCAAGGCGCTGTGGCAGGAACTGGCGAAGAAAGCCGCCTTCAATCCGCGAGAGAACTTCTGAACCCGACGACGGAGTAGCCCATCATGAGCAGCCCCCTGATCGTTCATCTGGACATGGCAGAATTCTGTGAGGCGGCCGATCTGTCGGACGTCTACGTGATCGAAATCGTCGAGCACGGCATCCTCGAACCTCAGGGCGCGCAGCCCCGGGAATGGCGTTTCACCGACTACGAGCTGAGTCTGGCCAAGCGCGCCGCCAAGTTGCGGCGCGACCTTGAGCTTGAGTGGGAGGGCGTCGCGCTGGCGCTGAATCTGCTGGAGGAAGTGCAGGAGCTGCGGGCCGAGAACCGCATGCTGCGCCAGCGCTTGGGGCGGTTGGTGGTCGAGTAGTCTGTCTGATGTTTCTCGGTTGATTGGTCGGGCCTCTTCGCGAGCAGGCTCGCTCCCACAGTTGATCGCGGTCTTCTGTGGGAGCGAGCTTGCTCGCGAAGAACGATTACGCGGTAAGAGCCTGCTTAAACCTTTCTCGGCAACACCACGCTGAACAGCGTCCCGTCAGCCTCGTTCGAGCTGACTTCGATGGTGCCGCCATGGGCACTCACCACTTCCTTGACGATAAACAACCCCAACCCGAGGCTGGTCGATGGCTGCCCGAGCTCCTCGTCGGCGCTGCGCACCAACGGGTCGAAGATCGTTCCGAGCGCCTCTTCGGGAATCGGTGTGCCGTGGTTGTGCACCGACAGGCAGACGTTTTCGCCCTGAGCACTGATATTGAGGGTGACATCGCGCTTGTTGGCTCCGTGCTGCAAGGCATTACCGATCAGGTTCTGCAGTAACTGGTCGATTCGACCGGCATCCCAGGTACCGCGCGTGTCGCCGTTCACATTGAGCTTCGGATCGCACTCCGGATTACCGGCGCACGCCTCGGCAATCGCCGCCCATGCGGCATCGGCCATGTCCATTGGCACCGGCTCGATCGGCAAGGATCGACCTAGACGACCGCGCACCAGCTCCAGCAAGTCGCTGACCATCGCCGCCATGTGCCGAGCGCCACGCTTGATGTGCAGGGCACAGGTCAGGGCATCGCCCTCCAGGCTGGATTTGCGCAACAGCAGTTCAGTGGACATGCTCACTGCCTGCAAGGGCGCGCGCAGGTCATGACCGAGGATGGCGAGGAAGATGTCCCGCGAGTGATTGACCTGTTCGGCGTAGGCGGCGGTCGATTCGGCCAGCGCTTCGTCGATGGCTTCGTTGAAGCGGATCATGTCCTGAAAATAGGCCATGTCCGGGGCTTTGAGGCTGTCGACCCACAGGCGGATCACACAAGCGCGCAGATGGCGGAACTCGGAGGTCATCTGCACCAGATCAAAACCCACGGTGTGGCGCAGCTCGCCATGACTGGCGCCGGCCTCGTCCAGGCTCGGGGTCTTTTCCGGGCCTTCGCCCTTGGCTTTGGCGGCCTGTTCGGCAGGGCTCTGCGGCTTGCTCATGTCGCGGGCCGCGGCCCGCAGGATGGCGCTGGCGTGATCGCGCAGGGCCGTGGAATCCAGGTAGTCGGCGGCCGGCGTGATGGTCGCGGCGAACTGTTCCCACTCATCGACGATAGGCTCGATATTGGCCAGGATGAACTCGGATAGACGCATGGGCAGTTCCTGAAAAGAGGTGGAGCGAATCGAATAGTAGTCCCTTTGGCGAGAAATACACGACCGTTTGCGCGGTGGTTTCACACCCGCACGAAAAAGGCCCCGAGACTGTGCGCAAGGCACGGCCCCGGGGCCTTTCTACCGCGTGTCGGCTGCGTCAGAACAGGAAATAACGCTGGGCCATTGGCAGGGTTTCCGCCGGCTCACACCACAGCAGCACGCCGTCGGCCTTGACCTGATAGGTCTGCGGGTCGACGTCGATGTTCGGCAGATAGTCGTTGTGGATCAGGTCGGTTTTCTGCACCTCGCGGCAGCCTTTGACCACAGCGATTTTCTTCTTCAGACCCAGGGCTTCGGGCAGTCCGGCCTCTTGGGCCGCCTGGCTGATGAAGGTCAGACTGGTGGCGTGCAGCGAGCCGCCGTAGCTGGCGAACATCGGGCGGTAGTGCACCGGTTGCGGGGTTGGAATCGACGCGTTGGCGTCGCCCATCAGGCTGGCAGCGATCGCACCGCCCTTGAGGATCAGCGTCGGTTTCACGCCGAAAAACGCCGGACGCCACAGCACCAGATCCGCCCATTTGCCGACTTCCACCGATCCCACTTCATGGCTGATGCCATGGGTGATCGCCGGGTTGATCGTGTACTTGGCGATGTAGCGTTTGGCGCGGAAGTTGTCGTTGCCTTCGCCGTCCTGAGGCAGCGGGCCGCGCTGTTTTTTCATTTTGTCGGCAGTCTGCCAGGTGCGTGTGATGACTTCGCCGACACGGCCCATGGCCTGGCTGTCGGAGCTGATCATCGAGAACGCGCCGAGGTCGTGAAGGATGTCTTCGGCAGCAATCGTCTCGCGGCGGATGCGGCTCTCGGCGAACGCCACGTCTTCGGCGATGCTCGGGTCGAGGTGGTGGCAGACCATCAGCATGTCGAGGTGTTCGTCGATGGTGTTGCGGGTGAACGGCCGGGTCGGGTTGGTCGAACTCGGCAGCACGTTGGCGAAACCGCAGGCCTTGATGATGTCCGGCGCGTGGCCGCCACCGGCACCCTCGGTGTGGTAGGTGTGGATGGTGCGGCCCTTGAAGGCGCCAAGGGTGGTTTCGACGAAACCCGATTCGTTGAGGGTGTCGGTGTGGATCGCCACCTGCACATCGTACTGGTCGGCGACGCTCAGGCAGTTGTCGATGCTTGCCGGGGTGGTGCCCCAGTCTTCGTGCAACTTGAGGCCGATGGCGCCGGCCTTGACCTGCTCGATCAACGGCTCCGGCAGGCTGGCGTTGCCCTTGCCGGTGAGGCCGATGTTCATCGGGAACGCATCGGCGGCCTGGAGCATGCGCGCCAGGTGCCACGGCCCGGAGGTGCAGGTGGTGGCGTTGGTGCCGGTGGCAGGTCCGGTGCCACCGCCGATCATGGTGGTGACGCCGCTCATCAGCGCTTCTTCGATCTGCTGCGGGCAGATGAAGTGGATGTGGGTGTCGATGCCGCCAGCGGTGAGGATCATGCCTTCACCGGCGATCACTTCGGTGCTGGCGCCGATGGCGATGGTAATGTTGGGCTGCACGTCCGGGTTGCCGGCCTTGCCGATCGCGGCGATGCGCCCGTCCTTGAGGCCGACGTCCGCTTTGACGATGCCCCAGTGGTCGATGATCAGCGCGTTGGTGATCAAGGTGTCGACCACTTCGGCCGCGAGCAACTGACTCTGGCCCTGGCCGTCGCGGATCACTTTGCCGCCACCGAACTTCACTTCTTCGCCGTAGGTGGTGAAGTCTTTTTCGACTTCGATCCACAGTTCGGTGTCCGCCAGGCGCACCTTGTCGCCGACGGTGGGGCCGAACATGTCGGCGTAGGCGTTTCTGGAAATCTTCATGTGCTTGCCTTGGGATTCAATTGGATTTGAGACCGCTCGCATAGCTCGCTTTCGCAGCCTCGCTGCGCTCGACAGCTCCTACAGTCAGTGCTCGGCTCGAGACCGCAGAGCATTTGTAGGAGCTGCCGAAGGCTGCGATCTTTTTGGGTTCGCACCGATCTCAGTCGAGATCACCCATCACCCGCCCGGCAAAACCGAACACCCGGCGAAGCCCGGCGTACTCCACCAGTTCGACCTCGCGGCTTTGCCCCGGCTCGAAGCGCACGGCGGTCCCGGCCGGGATGTTCAGGCGCATGCCTCGGCTGGCGGCGCGATCAAAGGTCAGCGCATCGTTGGTTTCGAAAAAGTGATAGTGCGAGCCGACCTGGATCGGCCGGTCACCGCTGTTGGCGACTTTCAGGCTGACGGTGCGGCGGCCGACATTCAGTTCGATGTCGCCGGGCTGGATCAGGTACTGGCCGGGAATCATGGCCGGGCTCCTTGCAGAATCTTGTAATAGAGGGCGGTCGGTCGATAGGTGCCGTGCGGGTCGCAGGCGTAGTCGGGGATTTCGCCGGCTCGGGTGTAACCCAAGGCTTTGTAGAAATCTTCGGCGGGGGAGCCGGCTTCGGTGTCGAGGTAGAGCATGCCGCGCTTGTGCTGACGGGCTTCGAGTTCCAGCGCATTCATCAATTGCTGACCGAGGCCGCGCCGGCGCGCCTGCTCACGCACCAGCAGTTTCTGCACTTCGGCGCGATTGAGGCCGTTGGCCTTCTGACACAGGCCCAACTGCACACTGGCCTGCACCTCTTCGTCCTTGACCACCACCCAGAGCAACACGCTGCCCTTGTTCACTTGTTGCTGCACATCATCGAAATAGGCGCGGGCCTGTGCGGCATCGAGGTCGGCCATGAAGCCGACACTGGCGCCATAGCCCACGGCGTCGAGCAGCAGATCAATCAGGCCCTGACGATAGTGCGCAAAACTTTCCGCATTGACGCGTCGCAGTTGAGCGGGGTTCATCGCGTGTCACTCCTTGTTGGCCACCGGCGGCTGTGCGCCAGGATTGAGGGTCAGTTGCATGAACGTCAGGTCGAGCCAGCGGCCGAACTTGGTGCCGACTTGCGGCATCTGCCCGGTGATGCTGAAACCGACGCGTTCGTGCAGACGAATGGAAGCGGCGTTGCCACTTTCAATGGCGGCGACCATCACGTGTTTGTCACAGGCTTTCGCCCGTTCGATCAGCGAGCTCATCAATTGCGGGCCGAGACCGTTGCCGCGCTGGTCGCTGCGCACGTAGACAGAATGCTCGACGGTGTGGCGGAAACCGTCGAACGGCCGCCAGTCACCGAATGAAGCGTAGCCGAGCACCGCATTGTCGCCGTCGACAATCACCAGAATCGGGTAAGCCTGGGCCTGGCGCGCACTGAACCAGGCCTGGCGGTTACCGAGGTCGACCGCCGACTCGTTCCAGATCGCTGTGGTGTTGAGCACCGCGTCGTTGTAGATGTCGCGGATCGCCGGCAGGTCGGCGTGCAGGGCATCGCGAATGGTGTAAGTCATGGCGCGGCCTCAGACGATCGGTTGGTGGACGGTGACCAGTTTGGTGCCGTCGGGGAACGTCGCTTCGACCTGGATCTCCGGGATCATTTCCGGGATGCCTTCCATCACTTGCTCGCGGCTCAGCAGGGTGGTGCCGAAGTGCATCAGCTCGGCCACGGTCTGGCCATCCCGGGCACCTTCAAGCAGCGCGGCGGAAATGTAGGCCATGGCTTCCGGGTAATTGAGCTTCACACCGCGCGCCAGGCGCCGCTCGGCGACGAGGCCGGCGGTGAAGATCAGTAACTTGTCTTTTTCGCGTGGGGTCAGGTCCATTTGTTTTTCAAATCTCGGCAGAAGAAAGTTAAGTCGTACACCCTGTAGGAGCTGCCGCAGGCTGCGATCTTTTGATGTTGATATCCAGAAGCAAGATCAAAAGATCGCAGCCTGCGGCAGCTCCTACAGGGGATTACAGGGAGATTGCATTTCAGGTGCTCCAGATTCTTGGCGGCTGGGCCTCGCGGCCGAGCAGCGCCGGGCGCAACAGGCGCCACAGGTCGATCAGCCAGGCGCGGGCCAGCAGTGCCTCGCTCGCCAGGCAGCGGGCAACCAGCAACCCCGGCAACTGCGTCAGATCCCCACGCACTTCATGGCTCAGCGAGCGACAACGTTCCAGCAGCTCGGCATCGATTTCACCGGTGACCAACAGCGTCGCAAACACCGGGTTGCCATCCAGGCCGATGGGCGAATCGAGCAACCCGTCATTGCCGCCGATGCGCTGGCGCTCGTGCCAGAGCAAGTGGCCGTCGCGGCGAATATCCAGATGCGCCTGGAAATGCCCAAGGTCGAAGCGTTCGCCACTGGCCGGACGCCCCAGCGCCACCACGTCCCAGTAGAACAGTCGCGCGTCACCCTCAAGCTCGATCGAGGTCGTGAGTTCCGCCTGGGCGGCGCTGTAGACGATGGTTTCCTGTGGCAGCCATTCCAGCGTCGCGCCGGCGGCTACTTTCAGGTCGAGTTGCTGATACGCCGGCCCCGTCGCGCGATACCACTTGGCCGCGCCGGGGCTGGTGATCTGCGCCCAGGCGTGCGCTTCGACGCGGGCGCTGATGTTCAGCCGGTCACCGCCGGCGATCCCGCCCGGTGGGTGGACGATGATGTGCTGGCAGACCTCGGGGCCTTCGGCGTACAGGTGCTTTTGCACCCGCAGCGGGCCGAGGTGCCGGCGTTGAACCGGGCGCGTGCAGTCGCCGAAGCGGGCGTAGGCCAGCTCCAGCTCGGCGTGCCAGCTCGGGGTAAACAGGGCAGTGGGAAGCGCTAGATTCATGGTGTGTAATTATCGTTAGGAAGCTACAGATTAAATCGTTACCAGACCTCGTACACCTTCGGCCTCCATATTTTCCCCGCGACCCTGCTGCACGATCTCGCCCCGGGACATCACCAGGTACTGATCGGCCAGCTCCGCAGCGAAATCGTAGAACTGCTCCACCAGCAAAATCGCCATGTCGCCACGGGCCGCGAGTGTCTTGATCACCGCGCCGATCTCCTTGATCACCGACGGTTGAATGCCTTCGGTGGGTTCGTCGAGGATCAGCAAACGCGGGCGGCTGGCCAGTGCGCGACCGATCGCCAGTTGCTGTTGCTGGCCGCCGGAGAGGTCGCCACCGCGGCGCTGCTTCATTTGTAGCAGCACCGGGAACAGTTCGTAGATGAAACCTGGGACTTCTTTCGCTTCGCTGCCGGGAAACCGTGACAAACCCATCAGCAGATTTTCTTCCACGGTCAGCCGGCCGAAGATTTCCCGGCCCTGTGGCACATAGGCGATACCGGCGTGTACGCGCTGGTGCGGCTTGAGCGTGGTGATCGCTTTGCCCTCCCAGTTCACCGCGCCTTCCTTGGCCGGCAACAGGCCCATCAGGCATTTGAGCAGGGTGGTCTTGCCCACACCGTTGCGCCCGAGCAGGCAGGTGACTTCGCCGACCTTCACGTCAAAGCTCAGGCCACGCAGGATGTGGCTACCGCCGTAGTACTGGTGCAGCTTGTCGACTTGCAGCATTTCCAAAATCTCCTCAAATCCCCTGTAGGAGCTGCCGAAGGCTGCGATCTTTTGATGTTGTTTTTGAAGAGCAAGATCAAAAGATCGCAGCCTGCGGCAGCTCCTACAGGGGATGGATCATCAGCGGCCGAGGTAGACCTCGATCACCCGCTCGTTTTCCTGCACCTGCTCCAGTGAGCCTTCCGCCAGCACGCTACCCTGATGCAACACGGTGACGTGGTCGGCAATCGAGCCGACGAAGCCCATGTCGTGCTCCACCACCATCAGCGAATGCTTGCCGGCCAGCGACTTGAACAGCTCGGCGGTGAATTCGGTTTCGGCGTCGGTCATGCCCGCCACCGGTTCGTCGAGCAGCAACAGTTGCGGGTCCTGCATCAGCAGCATGCCGATCTCCAGAAACTGCTTCTGGCCGTGGGACAGCAAGCCCGCCGCGCGATTGACCGAGGTGGTCAGGCGAATGGTCTCCAGCACTTCGCTGATGCGATCGCGCTGCTCGCCGCTCAAACGCGCACGCAGACTGGCCCACACCGACTTGTCGGTCTTCTGCGCCAGCTCAAGGTTTTCAAACACGCTCAACGCTTCGAACACCGTCGGCTTCTGGAACTTGCGCCCGATCCCGGCCTGGGCAATCTGCACTTCGCTCATCTGCGTCAGGTCCAGGGTTTCGCCGAACCACGCCTTGCCGTGGCTGGGGCGGGTCTTGCCGGTGATCACGTCCATCAGCGTGGTCTTGCCCGCGCCGTTGGGGCCGATGATGCAGCGCAATTCGCCGACGCCGATGTACAGGTTCAGATTGTTCAGCGCGCGGAAGCCGTCGAAGCTGACGCTGATGTCTTCCAGAGTCAGGATCGTGCCGTGGCGGGTGTCGAGGCCCGGACCGACCCGCTGGCCGAGGCCTATCGAGTCGCGGCTGGTGCCTTCATCCTTGTTCGGTTCGACGGGAAAGAACGCCGGTTCCAGCATGAATTCGGCAGTCGCTGTCACTCTCATTGCTCACCTCGTTTTTTCAGCAGACCGATCACACCCTTGGGCAGGTACAACGTCACGACGATGAACAGCGCGCCGAGGAAGAACAGCCAGTATTCGGGGAAGGCCACGGTGAACCAGCTCTTCATGCCGTTGACCACACCGGCGCCGAGCAACGGGCCGATCAACGTCCCGCGTCCGCCGAGGGCGACCCAGACCGCCGCTTCGATGGAGTTGGTCGGCGACATTTCGCTGGGGTTGATGATCCCCACTTGCGGCACGTACAAGGCACCGGCCAGGCCGCACAACACGGCGCTCAGCACCCAGACGAACAGCTTGAAACCGCGCGGGTCGTAGCCGCAGAACATCAGCCGGTTTTCCGCATCGCGCAACGCGGTCAGCACCCGGC
Coding sequences within it:
- a CDS encoding DnaJ C-terminal domain-containing protein; its protein translation is MDFKDYYKILGVEPTADDKAIKAAYRKLARKYHPDVSKEKDAEAKFKDASEAYEALKSADKRAEYDELRRYGQHGQPFQGPPGWQSRGGFGGGGGDTGDFSDFFSSIFGNRGPGFGGGEGRQQRSAGRRGQDVEMELPIFLEETLSDESKKVSFQVPQYNANGQHVSNTSKSLNVKIPAGVTDGERIRLKGQGAPGIGGGANGDLYLTIRFAPHPKFDVEGENLIITLPLAPWELALGAEVAVPTLTGKINLKVPAGSQNGQRMRAKGHGLKNKAGERGYLFVQLKAVMPKTSDDEVKALWQELAKKAAFNPRENF
- the urtE gene encoding urea ABC transporter ATP-binding subunit UrtE, whose product is MLQVDKLHQYYGGSHILRGLSFDVKVGEVTCLLGRNGVGKTTLLKCLMGLLPAKEGAVNWEGKAITTLKPHQRVHAGIAYVPQGREIFGRLTVEENLLMGLSRFPGSEAKEVPGFIYELFPVLLQMKQRRGGDLSGGQQQQLAIGRALASRPRLLILDEPTEGIQPSVIKEIGAVIKTLAARGDMAILLVEQFYDFAAELADQYLVMSRGEIVQQGRGENMEAEGVRGLVTI
- a CDS encoding urease subunit beta, whose protein sequence is MIPGQYLIQPGDIELNVGRRTVSLKVANSGDRPIQVGSHYHFFETNDALTFDRAASRGMRLNIPAGTAVRFEPGQSREVELVEYAGLRRVFGFAGRVMGDLD
- a CDS encoding GNAT family N-acetyltransferase, encoding MTYTIRDALHADLPAIRDIYNDAVLNTTAIWNESAVDLGNRQAWFSARQAQAYPILVIVDGDNAVLGYASFGDWRPFDGFRHTVEHSVYVRSDQRGNGLGPQLMSSLIERAKACDKHVMVAAIESGNAASIRLHERVGFSITGQMPQVGTKFGRWLDLTFMQLTLNPGAQPPVANKE
- a CDS encoding GNAT family N-acetyltransferase, with the translated sequence MNPAQLRRVNAESFAHYRQGLIDLLLDAVGYGASVGFMADLDAAQARAYFDDVQQQVNKGSVLLWVVVKDEEVQASVQLGLCQKANGLNRAEVQKLLVREQARRRGLGQQLMNALELEARQHKRGMLYLDTEAGSPAEDFYKALGYTRAGEIPDYACDPHGTYRPTALYYKILQGARP
- the ureA gene encoding urease subunit gamma, whose protein sequence is MDLTPREKDKLLIFTAGLVAERRLARGVKLNYPEAMAYISAALLEGARDGQTVAELMHFGTTLLSREQVMEGIPEMIPEIQVEATFPDGTKLVTVHQPIV
- the ureC gene encoding urease subunit alpha, with the translated sequence MKISRNAYADMFGPTVGDKVRLADTELWIEVEKDFTTYGEEVKFGGGKVIRDGQGQSQLLAAEVVDTLITNALIIDHWGIVKADVGLKDGRIAAIGKAGNPDVQPNITIAIGASTEVIAGEGMILTAGGIDTHIHFICPQQIEEALMSGVTTMIGGGTGPATGTNATTCTSGPWHLARMLQAADAFPMNIGLTGKGNASLPEPLIEQVKAGAIGLKLHEDWGTTPASIDNCLSVADQYDVQVAIHTDTLNESGFVETTLGAFKGRTIHTYHTEGAGGGHAPDIIKACGFANVLPSSTNPTRPFTRNTIDEHLDMLMVCHHLDPSIAEDVAFAESRIRRETIAAEDILHDLGAFSMISSDSQAMGRVGEVITRTWQTADKMKKQRGPLPQDGEGNDNFRAKRYIAKYTINPAITHGISHEVGSVEVGKWADLVLWRPAFFGVKPTLILKGGAIAASLMGDANASIPTPQPVHYRPMFASYGGSLHATSLTFISQAAQEAGLPEALGLKKKIAVVKGCREVQKTDLIHNDYLPNIDVDPQTYQVKADGVLLWCEPAETLPMAQRYFLF
- the urtD gene encoding urea ABC transporter ATP-binding protein UrtD — translated: MRVTATAEFMLEPAFFPVEPNKDEGTSRDSIGLGQRVGPGLDTRHGTILTLEDISVSFDGFRALNNLNLYIGVGELRCIIGPNGAGKTTLMDVITGKTRPSHGKAWFGETLDLTQMSEVQIAQAGIGRKFQKPTVFEALSVFENLELAQKTDKSVWASLRARLSGEQRDRISEVLETIRLTTSVNRAAGLLSHGQKQFLEIGMLLMQDPQLLLLDEPVAGMTDAETEFTAELFKSLAGKHSLMVVEHDMGFVGSIADHVTVLHQGSVLAEGSLEQVQENERVIEVYLGR
- a CDS encoding sensor histidine kinase, with amino-acid sequence MRLSEFILANIEPIVDEWEQFAATITPAADYLDSTALRDHASAILRAAARDMSKPQSPAEQAAKAKGEGPEKTPSLDEAGASHGELRHTVGFDLVQMTSEFRHLRACVIRLWVDSLKAPDMAYFQDMIRFNEAIDEALAESTAAYAEQVNHSRDIFLAILGHDLRAPLQAVSMSTELLLRKSSLEGDALTCALHIKRGARHMAAMVSDLLELVRGRLGRSLPIEPVPMDMADAAWAAIAEACAGNPECDPKLNVNGDTRGTWDAGRIDQLLQNLIGNALQHGANKRDVTLNISAQGENVCLSVHNHGTPIPEEALGTIFDPLVRSADEELGQPSTSLGLGLFIVKEVVSAHGGTIEVSSNEADGTLFSVVLPRKV
- a CDS encoding chaperone modulator CbpM produces the protein MSSPLIVHLDMAEFCEAADLSDVYVIEIVEHGILEPQGAQPREWRFTDYELSLAKRAAKLRRDLELEWEGVALALNLLEEVQELRAENRMLRQRLGRLVVE
- a CDS encoding urease accessory protein UreD; amino-acid sequence: MNLALPTALFTPSWHAELELAYARFGDCTRPVQRRHLGPLRVQKHLYAEGPEVCQHIIVHPPGGIAGGDRLNISARVEAHAWAQITSPGAAKWYRATGPAYQQLDLKVAAGATLEWLPQETIVYSAAQAELTTSIELEGDARLFYWDVVALGRPASGERFDLGHFQAHLDIRRDGHLLWHERQRIGGNDGLLDSPIGLDGNPVFATLLVTGEIDAELLERCRSLSHEVRGDLTQLPGLLVARCLASEALLARAWLIDLWRLLRPALLGREAQPPRIWST